The Acidimicrobiia bacterium genome window below encodes:
- the kdpA gene encoding potassium-transporting ATPase subunit KdpA, protein MTFPAWGQFALVAVALVVATPLLGSYMAKVFGGGAAPGDRLFLPVERAVYRVAGVDPEREQRWSAYAFATLAFSVVSVLLLYLLQRLQGHLPLDPTGVKGVSPSVAFNTAVSFTTNTNWQSYAGESTMSHLTQMAGLAVQNFASAAVGMAVAIALVRGLVRARGGTIGNFWVDLVRGTLRILVPLSFVFALVFVSQGVIQNLHGFTTAHTVTHQVQHIPGGPFASQESIKEIGTNGGGPLNANSAHPFENPNAITNVLQIFLLLLIPFALTYTFGKMAGDQRQGWVVFAVMFVLWAGAAGFAMTQETAGNPHLTTAGAAQHVSATNPGGNLEGKETRFGSAGCGLYAASTTGTSTGAVDCAHDSMTPLGGAVPLANMMLGEVSPGGVGSGLYGMLVFVLLGVFIAGLMVGRTPEYLGKKIQAGEVKLVVLYILFVPLVVLGFAGASVVIGSARHAILNPGQHGFTEIVYAFTSAGNNNGSAFGGLTVTSTWYQVTLALAMLVGRFFLIVPTLGIAGSLVRKQKVPASAGTFPTGTPLFAGLLGGVVLIVVGLTYFPALALGPIVERLA, encoded by the coding sequence ATGACGTTCCCCGCGTGGGGGCAGTTCGCGCTCGTCGCCGTCGCACTCGTCGTCGCGACGCCGCTGCTCGGCTCGTACATGGCGAAGGTGTTCGGCGGCGGAGCCGCGCCCGGCGACCGGCTGTTCCTCCCCGTCGAGCGCGCGGTCTACCGCGTCGCCGGCGTAGACCCGGAGCGCGAGCAGCGTTGGAGCGCGTACGCCTTCGCGACGCTCGCGTTCAGCGTCGTGTCGGTCCTGCTCCTGTACCTGCTCCAGCGTCTGCAGGGTCACCTCCCTCTCGACCCGACGGGCGTGAAGGGCGTGTCGCCGAGCGTCGCGTTCAACACCGCGGTCAGCTTCACGACCAACACCAACTGGCAGAGCTACGCGGGCGAGTCGACGATGAGCCATCTCACGCAGATGGCCGGGCTCGCGGTGCAGAACTTCGCGTCTGCCGCGGTCGGCATGGCGGTCGCCATCGCGCTCGTCCGCGGGCTCGTCCGGGCGCGCGGCGGCACGATCGGGAACTTCTGGGTCGATCTCGTGCGCGGCACGCTGCGCATCCTCGTGCCGCTCTCCTTCGTGTTCGCGCTCGTCTTCGTCAGCCAGGGCGTGATCCAGAACCTGCACGGGTTCACGACCGCGCACACGGTCACTCACCAGGTGCAGCACATACCGGGCGGCCCGTTCGCCAGCCAGGAGTCGATCAAGGAGATCGGCACGAACGGCGGCGGCCCGCTGAACGCGAACTCGGCGCACCCGTTCGAGAACCCGAACGCGATCACGAACGTGTTGCAGATCTTCCTGCTGCTCCTCATCCCGTTCGCGCTGACGTACACGTTCGGGAAGATGGCCGGCGACCAACGCCAGGGCTGGGTCGTGTTCGCGGTCATGTTCGTGCTGTGGGCCGGCGCGGCGGGGTTCGCGATGACGCAGGAGACCGCGGGCAATCCGCACCTGACGACGGCCGGTGCCGCGCAACACGTCAGCGCCACGAACCCGGGCGGGAACCTCGAAGGGAAAGAGACACGGTTCGGCTCGGCCGGGTGCGGCCTGTACGCCGCCTCGACGACCGGCACGTCGACGGGAGCCGTCGACTGCGCGCACGACAGCATGACGCCGCTCGGCGGTGCGGTCCCGCTCGCCAACATGATGCTGGGCGAGGTCAGCCCGGGCGGTGTCGGCTCGGGGCTGTACGGGATGCTCGTGTTCGTCCTGCTCGGGGTGTTCATCGCGGGCTTGATGGTCGGCCGGACACCGGAGTACCTCGGCAAGAAGATCCAGGCCGGCGAGGTCAAGCTCGTCGTGCTGTACATCCTGTTCGTGCCGCTCGTCGTGCTCGGCTTCGCCGGAGCGTCGGTGGTCATCGGCAGCGCGCGGCACGCGATCCTCAACCCCGGTCAACATGGCTTCACGGAGATCGTCTACGCGTTCACGTCGGCCGGGAACAACAACGGCTCCGCGTTCGGCGGCCTGACCGTCACCTCGACCTGGTACCAGGTGACCCTCGCGCTCGCGATGCTCGTCGGCCGGTTCTTCCTCATCGTGCCGACGCTCGGCATCGCGGGCTCGCTCGTGCGCAAGCAGAAGGTCCCCGCGTCGGCCGGCACGTTCCCGACCGGCACGCCACTGTTCGCCGGGTTGCTCGGTGGTGTCGTGCTGATCGTCGTCGGCCTCACCTACTTCCCAGCCCTCGCGTTGGGTCCGATCGTGGAGCGGTTGGCATGA
- a CDS encoding potassium-transporting ATPase subunit F translates to MKIDDVVGLVVAIVLAVYLVIALLLPERLG, encoded by the coding sequence GTGAAGATCGACGACGTCGTCGGGCTGGTCGTCGCGATCGTGCTCGCGGTGTACCTCGTCATCGCCCTGCTGCTGCCGGAGCGGCTGGGATGA